The Methanobacterium sp. BAmetb5 genome includes a region encoding these proteins:
- the glmM gene encoding phosphoglucosamine mutase, producing MDTEIPKLFGTSGIRGKIEEDITPELALRVGRAISTYLGKEKKIVVGYDTRTSNLMLERAVSAGILHGGCQVLSVGMVPTPVVGYATMKLEADAGVMITASHNPSPYNGIKLWNPDGMAYLQEQERTIERIIHENKFYNAPWEDIGKITDVNPVVNDYIEDLLGLMDIQPGLKVVVDCANGAASYLSPFILRKAGCEVVSLNAQPDGFFPGRKPEPSEANLQELMKVVEVTGADLGIAHDGDADRMIAVDDKGRMADFDKLLALVSAEMGGSVVTTVDASACVDRALEEVGGTVERTRVGDVHVAEMIHNIDATFGGEPSGTWLHPEFCMCPDGILSALKVIKLVQNRGPLSLLLDNVLVYPTLRDKIDCQEDQKDPLMEKAKTDLPSIYQEVVDVNLKDGVRISFEDGSWVLVRPSGTESFIRITLEGKTEDKARMIHGKAAQFIHDLL from the coding sequence ATGGACACTGAGATTCCCAAACTCTTCGGTACCTCCGGAATAAGGGGAAAAATAGAAGAAGACATAACCCCTGAACTGGCCTTGAGAGTTGGAAGAGCCATCTCCACCTATCTGGGTAAAGAGAAAAAAATAGTGGTGGGCTATGACACCCGAACCTCCAACCTAATGCTGGAAAGGGCAGTGAGCGCGGGGATACTCCATGGTGGCTGTCAGGTTCTGAGTGTAGGGATGGTGCCCACACCCGTGGTGGGCTACGCCACCATGAAACTGGAAGCAGATGCAGGGGTGATGATCACCGCGTCCCATAATCCCTCACCCTACAATGGGATCAAACTGTGGAATCCCGATGGTATGGCCTACCTGCAAGAACAGGAACGTACCATTGAACGGATAATCCACGAAAATAAATTTTACAATGCACCTTGGGAGGACATCGGGAAGATTACTGATGTGAACCCGGTTGTGAATGACTACATTGAAGATCTGCTGGGTTTAATGGATATTCAGCCAGGTTTGAAGGTGGTTGTTGATTGTGCTAATGGTGCAGCCTCGTATTTGTCCCCTTTTATCCTCAGAAAGGCGGGTTGTGAAGTGGTGAGCTTGAATGCTCAGCCCGATGGTTTTTTCCCGGGAAGGAAACCAGAGCCATCCGAAGCCAACTTACAGGAACTCATGAAGGTGGTGGAAGTTACCGGGGCAGATCTGGGAATAGCCCATGACGGTGATGCGGACCGGATGATCGCCGTGGATGATAAGGGCCGAATGGCAGATTTTGACAAATTACTGGCCCTGGTTTCAGCAGAAATGGGTGGCAGTGTAGTTACCACTGTGGATGCCTCGGCATGTGTTGACCGGGCCCTGGAAGAAGTAGGGGGCACCGTGGAAAGGACCAGAGTGGGTGATGTGCATGTGGCTGAGATGATCCACAACATCGATGCTACCTTTGGTGGTGAACCCTCAGGTACCTGGCTGCATCCGGAGTTCTGCATGTGTCCCGACGGAATATTGTCTGCTCTAAAGGTAATTAAGTTAGTTCAAAACAGAGGCCCCTTATCATTGCTTCTGGACAATGTACTGGTGTATCCCACCCTGAGGGATAAAATTGACTGCCAGGAAGATCAAAAGGATCCTCTAATGGAAAAAGCTAAAACCGACCTTCCCTCCATCTACCAGGAAGTAGTGGATGTTAATCTCAAAGATGGAGTTAGAATATCCTTTGAAGATGGGAGCTGGGTTCTGGTTAGGCCTTCCGGAACTGAATCGTTCATCAGAATAACCTTAGAAGGGAAAACTGAAGATAAAGCCCGGATGATTCATGGAAAGGCAGCACAATTTATTCATGACCTTTTATAA
- the glmU gene encoding bifunctional sugar-1-phosphate nucleotidylyltransferase/acetyltransferase — MRAVILTAGEGTRMRPLTLTRPKTMLPVGGKPLLEYNVRALRDAGIKDITLIVGYQKEAVMDHFQDGHNLGVNINYVTQEERLGTAHAIGQVADLALETKDAIIVTNGDIILGNQLIKSLIDNYNKSQAQSILVLTEVDDPSSFGVVELEGDCIKDVVEKPAPGEAPSNLINAGIYLFDPSIFQAIAQTEKSERGEYEITDSLKIQIKEGKKVLGLVSQDKWIDVGRPWEFLELNEHYLEASHEQIEGEIEEGVTIHGPVVLKKGSIIRSGTYIMGPVYIGENCDIGPNTFLRKHTSIGNDVNVGNAVEIKNSIIMDGTNVNHLSYVGDSIIGANCNIAAGTNIANLRFDDEGVKVTVKGKRVDSGRRKMGVIFADGVKTGINSSFNPGVTIGLNSSVGSGAIIYRDIPDNKIVIHHQKQEIKDKK, encoded by the coding sequence ATGAGGGCGGTTATACTTACAGCAGGTGAAGGTACCAGGATGCGGCCTTTGACGCTCACCCGACCAAAGACCATGCTCCCGGTTGGTGGGAAACCTCTCCTGGAATACAATGTCCGAGCACTGCGTGATGCCGGTATAAAGGACATCACCCTGATCGTGGGCTACCAGAAGGAAGCAGTAATGGACCATTTCCAGGATGGACATAATCTGGGAGTTAACATCAACTACGTTACCCAGGAGGAACGCTTGGGAACTGCCCATGCCATTGGACAGGTGGCAGATCTTGCCCTGGAAACCAAAGATGCCATCATTGTTACTAATGGAGATATAATCCTGGGAAATCAACTCATAAAAAGCTTGATAGATAATTACAACAAATCACAAGCACAATCAATCTTAGTTCTCACTGAAGTGGATGATCCTTCTTCCTTTGGAGTGGTGGAACTGGAAGGAGATTGTATAAAGGATGTGGTGGAAAAACCAGCCCCTGGTGAAGCCCCCAGTAACCTTATTAATGCTGGAATTTATCTCTTTGACCCCAGCATCTTCCAGGCCATTGCCCAAACAGAGAAATCTGAACGTGGGGAATACGAAATAACTGACTCCCTTAAAATCCAGATCAAAGAGGGGAAAAAGGTTCTGGGATTGGTGTCCCAGGATAAATGGATCGATGTGGGACGTCCCTGGGAATTTTTGGAATTAAATGAACATTACCTGGAAGCATCCCACGAACAGATTGAAGGTGAAATTGAAGAGGGAGTTACTATTCATGGCCCGGTAGTACTTAAAAAGGGCAGCATCATCCGTTCTGGAACTTATATCATGGGTCCAGTTTACATCGGAGAAAACTGTGATATCGGTCCCAACACTTTCCTGCGTAAACACACCTCCATTGGTAACGATGTTAACGTTGGAAATGCAGTTGAAATTAAAAATTCAATAATTATGGATGGAACCAATGTAAACCACCTTTCTTATGTGGGTGATTCTATAATTGGGGCAAATTGTAACATTGCCGCTGGAACCAACATTGCCAACCTCCGTTTCGATGATGAAGGAGTGAAAGTAACAGTCAAGGGTAAAAGGGTCGACAGTGGAAGGCGTAAAATGGGTGTTATATTCGCTGATGGAGTTAAAACTGGTATCAATTCCAGTTTCAATCCAGGAGTGACCATTGGTCTCAATTCATCGGTGGGATCCGGGGCTATAATTTACCGGGACATACCCGATAACAAGATAGTTATACACCACCAGAAACAGGAAATAAAGGATAAAAAATAG
- a CDS encoding gamma carbonic anhydrase family protein produces MIHPSVQIFPGVHTIGNVIIGANSSVWYNAVIRGDIESITIGNNSNVQDNSVLHSSKGYPLKIGDYVSVGHAAVIHGCAVDDNCIIGMNATLLNGSHIQKNSIVAAGSVVTGGKVFPENSLIMGVPARVVRELSEEEVQGIKDNALRYLNLAHSEDQCKEE; encoded by the coding sequence ATGATCCATCCCAGTGTGCAAATTTTCCCCGGTGTTCACACCATAGGAAATGTTATTATCGGAGCTAACTCTTCTGTTTGGTATAATGCAGTAATAAGAGGAGATATAGAAAGCATTACCATTGGTAATAATTCTAATGTGCAGGATAACTCTGTATTACACTCATCTAAGGGTTATCCACTTAAAATAGGGGATTATGTTTCAGTAGGACATGCAGCAGTGATCCACGGTTGTGCAGTTGATGATAACTGTATTATTGGTATGAATGCCACCTTACTCAATGGCAGCCACATCCAGAAGAACAGCATAGTAGCCGCGGGATCCGTAGTGACTGGGGGTAAGGTTTTCCCTGAAAACAGCCTGATAATGGGTGTCCCAGCCAGAGTAGTTCGTGAGTTGAGTGAAGAAGAAGTGCAGGGAATTAAAGATAACGCTTTACGTTATTTAAATCTAGCGCACAGTGAAGACCAGTGCAAAGAAGAATAA
- the hisC gene encoding histidinol-phosphate transaminase: MDGLIMVRVKELVKKLDPYVPGRSNADLARAYNLDPDKIIRMGSNENPLGPSPRAVKALQENLHKINTYPESNTDDLKRKIASYAGVNVEEVIIGGDGADEILDVLAKTLIEPGDEYIVHPPSYMYYEFTFNIHGAVPVYAQWDIAKNQLDLDSVLDAISPRTKVIFLCTPNNPTGGLIDKKDIRTVLESTDALVVVDEAYWEFSGVNNLELLAEYDNLFILRTFSKVMGLAGMRIGYGIGNEEFIQYMHRVKPVFSLNKLSHIAASTTLDDADYIERSNELSVQSRDYLYQEMSKIPQLKVYPSLANYMLVDIRDTGMNSREISEELMKNGVIVRDCSSFRGLDEYWIRVSVATMEEDEQFINILQNILQ; this comes from the coding sequence ATGGACGGATTAATTATGGTACGTGTAAAAGAATTAGTTAAAAAGCTTGATCCATATGTTCCTGGCAGATCTAACGCGGATCTGGCTCGTGCTTATAACCTGGACCCGGACAAAATAATTAGGATGGGATCCAATGAAAATCCCCTGGGACCATCACCCCGGGCAGTGAAGGCCCTTCAGGAAAATCTCCACAAGATTAACACCTACCCTGAATCCAATACTGATGATTTGAAGAGGAAAATTGCCTCTTACGCCGGTGTTAATGTAGAGGAAGTTATTATCGGTGGAGACGGGGCCGATGAAATCCTGGATGTCCTGGCCAAAACCCTTATTGAACCCGGTGATGAGTACATTGTCCACCCCCCGTCTTACATGTACTACGAGTTCACCTTTAACATCCACGGGGCAGTTCCGGTCTACGCACAGTGGGATATTGCGAAAAACCAACTGGATCTCGATTCGGTGCTGGATGCAATTTCTCCCCGGACTAAAGTTATCTTCCTGTGCACACCTAACAATCCCACCGGAGGGTTGATTGATAAAAAAGATATTAGAACAGTTTTGGAGAGTACTGATGCCCTGGTAGTGGTTGATGAGGCTTACTGGGAGTTTTCTGGTGTTAACAATCTGGAACTCCTGGCGGAGTATGACAATCTCTTCATCCTCCGAACCTTTTCCAAAGTCATGGGCCTGGCCGGGATGAGGATTGGCTACGGAATCGGCAATGAAGAATTTATCCAGTACATGCACCGGGTTAAACCTGTCTTCAGCCTGAATAAACTCTCACATATTGCCGCCTCCACCACCCTGGATGATGCGGATTACATTGAAAGGTCCAATGAGCTATCCGTCCAGAGCCGGGATTACCTTTACCAGGAAATGTCCAAAATCCCCCAGTTGAAGGTTTACCCATCACTGGCCAATTACATGCTGGTGGATATCCGGGACACAGGAATGAACTCCCGGGAAATCTCAGAAGAACTAATGAAAAATGGAGTGATAGTTAGGGATTGCAGTTCCTTCCGTGGATTGGATGAATACTGGATAAGAGTTAGTGTGGCCACCATGGAAGAAGATGAGCAGTTTATAAATATTCTCCAGAATATTTTACAGTAA
- a CDS encoding anaerobic ribonucleoside-triphosphate reductase activating protein — protein sequence MLTGGVILSSLEYPGKMSLVIFTGGCPLRCPYCHNPEIIAGGDDTPLYAIKKEIDESLDFIDAVVITGGEPTLQLEGLGQILEYSRSKGLKTKLDTNGCYPESLQRILELVDYVALDIKAPFPKYKEIIGAEVGEKVKKSMEMIANSNVFLECRTTYVPGLLEPEDVYEIARNIQCDIYTLQQFRNRVVLDEKLKNTPDTDPKELKEIALQIKPQLGKVKIKTSQFGEEII from the coding sequence ATGCTGACTGGCGGTGTAATCCTATCATCCCTGGAATATCCAGGTAAAATGTCCCTGGTTATTTTCACCGGCGGATGTCCCCTGAGATGTCCTTACTGTCACAACCCCGAAATCATTGCCGGAGGGGATGATACTCCCCTTTACGCTATTAAAAAGGAAATTGATGAATCCCTGGATTTCATCGATGCCGTGGTTATCACCGGGGGTGAGCCCACCCTGCAACTGGAAGGACTGGGCCAAATCTTGGAGTACTCCCGAAGTAAGGGTTTGAAAACCAAACTGGATACCAATGGGTGTTATCCTGAGAGTTTGCAGAGAATACTGGAACTGGTGGACTATGTGGCCCTGGATATAAAAGCACCATTCCCCAAATATAAGGAGATTATAGGTGCGGAAGTTGGAGAAAAAGTAAAAAAAAGTATGGAAATGATTGCAAATTCCAATGTCTTCCTTGAATGCCGTACCACCTACGTTCCGGGCCTGCTGGAACCAGAAGATGTTTATGAGATCGCCAGGAACATCCAGTGTGATATCTACACCCTGCAACAGTTCCGGAACAGAGTAGTGCTAGATGAAAAACTGAAAAACACACCAGATACTGATCCTAAAGAACTGAAAGAGATAGCCCTGCAGATCAAGCCGCAGCTGGGAAAGGTGAAAATTAAAACATCCCAGTTCGGTGAGGAAATTATTTAA
- a CDS encoding tetratricopeptide repeat protein → MPILLFGSRHLDLITGEKTTTVRKLWKKPLSQGDRLHCYWNLVSKERKKLFEAEVTGVEVVNFSHLIHDDELAREEGFQDATELESEFRKMYPDHSSEDSLFQVIKFRKLPMDEWEGARINEKAMITKRADILFDVGKFDKSVMCYNAALKIDPQDVYLLNRKGDNLSRLGKFPQALECYDQALELEPENEYVWNNKAIALLNSNRPEEALKASDRALEINGENMLVLYWRGFILEMLGRFNEALACYDKILTLNPRDPEAWNAKGNLLSQIERAEDALECYDRSLELCLGEESDASTWNRKGNALMELNRFKEAVECYNEALDLEPDNEIFLSNKGVAFIELDDFDKAVGCFRKVLIMNPKNEDAQILMDECLENL, encoded by the coding sequence ATACCAATACTGCTATTCGGAAGTCGTCATTTAGACCTGATAACTGGTGAAAAAACCACCACCGTTAGGAAACTGTGGAAAAAACCATTGTCACAGGGAGACCGCCTGCACTGTTACTGGAATCTGGTTTCCAAAGAGAGGAAAAAACTATTTGAAGCAGAAGTGACCGGAGTGGAAGTGGTTAACTTTAGCCATCTTATCCACGATGATGAACTGGCCCGTGAAGAAGGTTTCCAGGATGCTACAGAGTTAGAATCTGAGTTTAGAAAGATGTACCCGGATCACTCCAGTGAAGACTCCCTTTTCCAGGTGATAAAGTTCCGCAAACTCCCTATGGATGAATGGGAAGGAGCCCGGATCAATGAAAAGGCCATGATCACCAAGAGAGCAGATATACTCTTTGATGTTGGAAAATTCGATAAATCAGTGATGTGTTACAATGCCGCTTTAAAGATCGACCCCCAAGACGTCTACCTCCTGAACCGGAAGGGGGATAATCTCTCCCGTCTGGGAAAATTCCCTCAAGCACTGGAATGTTATGATCAGGCCCTGGAACTGGAACCTGAGAATGAATACGTATGGAATAACAAAGCGATAGCACTTTTGAACTCTAACCGGCCGGAAGAAGCACTTAAGGCTAGTGACCGTGCCCTGGAAATCAACGGGGAAAATATGCTGGTGCTATACTGGAGAGGTTTCATCCTGGAGATGCTGGGACGTTTTAACGAGGCTTTAGCTTGCTATGATAAGATTTTAACCCTGAATCCCCGGGATCCTGAGGCATGGAATGCCAAAGGGAATCTCCTATCCCAGATTGAGCGGGCTGAAGATGCCCTGGAATGCTATGATCGTTCCCTGGAACTCTGCCTGGGGGAGGAATCTGATGCATCCACCTGGAATCGTAAGGGCAACGCACTCATGGAATTAAACCGGTTTAAAGAGGCCGTTGAATGTTACAATGAAGCTCTGGACCTGGAACCAGATAACGAAATTTTCTTAAGCAACAAAGGAGTGGCCTTCATTGAATTAGATGATTTTGATAAAGCGGTGGGCTGTTTCCGGAAAGTTCTTATCATGAACCCTAAAAATGAAGATGCCCAGATCTTAATGGATGAATGCCTGGAAAATCTTTGA
- a CDS encoding DUF5518 domain-containing protein, with protein MVKWGPVVVGFILAIILGNLFGIYVNQSWGVNLGLFIAGLIVGYWVHEGIIGGLWNATVAGAFGSIVLAILLIVGGTIFGGIAGFAAGAVTGFTIVIVSLIVNIVFMGVGGAIGGIISGSD; from the coding sequence ATGGTGAAATGGGGACCGGTAGTGGTAGGTTTTATTCTGGCAATCATTCTGGGAAATCTTTTCGGGATATACGTGAATCAATCCTGGGGAGTTAACCTGGGACTATTTATTGCCGGGTTAATAGTGGGATACTGGGTGCACGAGGGGATAATTGGTGGCCTGTGGAATGCCACCGTGGCCGGTGCATTTGGATCCATAGTTCTGGCTATTCTGTTGATTGTAGGTGGAACCATCTTTGGTGGTATTGCCGGCTTTGCTGCAGGAGCAGTAACTGGATTCACCATTGTAATAGTATCTCTCATTGTCAACATCGTCTTTATGGGTGTTGGTGGAGCCATCGGTGGTATCATCAGTGGCAGTGATTAA
- a CDS encoding nucleoside deaminase: MKNKHRKFMEEAYKEAQISLKQGGIPIGAILVKDDEIIGRGHNKRIQQGSSILHAEMDCLENAGRLRGADYKKCSMYTTLSPCAMCSGAIILYQIPQVVIGENENFKGRERYLKDNSVEVINLNLATGKEILKNFIENNPELWNEDIGI, from the coding sequence ATGAAAAATAAACACCGAAAATTCATGGAAGAAGCTTATAAGGAGGCTCAGATCAGCTTAAAACAAGGGGGAATACCCATAGGGGCCATCCTGGTTAAGGATGATGAAATAATAGGTAGGGGTCATAATAAGAGAATACAACAGGGTTCCAGCATACTCCATGCCGAGATGGACTGTTTGGAAAATGCAGGCAGACTGCGCGGGGCAGATTACAAGAAATGTTCAATGTACACCACCCTTTCACCGTGTGCCATGTGTTCGGGGGCAATTATACTCTACCAAATCCCACAAGTAGTTATTGGTGAGAATGAAAACTTCAAGGGCCGGGAACGATATCTAAAGGATAACAGTGTGGAGGTAATAAACCTTAACCTGGCCACCGGTAAGGAGATCCTGAAAAACTTCATTGAAAACAATCCTGAATTGTGGAATGAAGATATAGGGATATAA
- a CDS encoding DUF1284 domain-containing protein, producing MMENREAGGSEPLRIRAHHLLCMQGFQGLGYSEEFTKNMALITDKLLNDSNFLLEIVTEADSICQHCPHRVGDRCEQEHPSGKISSMDIQVLKNLKIKPGTLISSPEALSQTKNLHPSVVKKICGDCLWRDNCLYYQEKCPP from the coding sequence ATGATGGAAAATAGAGAGGCCGGTGGCTCTGAACCCCTGCGGATCAGAGCCCATCACCTCCTCTGTATGCAGGGATTCCAGGGACTTGGTTACAGTGAAGAATTCACCAAGAACATGGCCCTGATTACAGATAAACTTCTTAATGATTCTAATTTTCTACTTGAAATTGTAACCGAAGCTGATTCTATCTGTCAGCACTGCCCTCACCGGGTAGGAGATAGATGTGAACAGGAACACCCCTCAGGAAAAATCAGCTCCATGGATATCCAGGTTTTAAAGAATTTAAAGATTAAACCCGGGACTTTGATATCTTCCCCGGAAGCTCTATCCCAGACTAAGAATTTACATCCCAGTGTGGTTAAAAAAATATGTGGAGACTGCCTATGGAGGGATAACTGTCTCTATTATCAGGAAAAATGTCCCCCCTAG
- a CDS encoding biotin transporter BioY — MEINMDNYFQRRQSLFEWRSNTSLVNKVIMAFFMACITGIMAQVIIPLPWTPVPVTAQTFAVLMAGVVLGRRWGGISQIMYIAIGLLGVPWYAGLTGGYEILLGATGGYFLGFVLTAFVMGYVTDKYAQSRNFRPMLGLTFLVNFALIYIPGLLGLGLWMYLTEGTFPTFLTLISMGLLPFILGDLVKIGGVAALTKAITPKEDYQK; from the coding sequence ATGGAAATCAACATGGATAATTATTTCCAGAGGAGACAATCGCTATTTGAATGGCGGTCCAATACTTCTCTGGTAAACAAAGTAATCATGGCCTTTTTCATGGCCTGTATTACGGGAATAATGGCTCAGGTGATAATACCCCTTCCCTGGACTCCGGTCCCTGTGACCGCACAAACCTTCGCTGTATTAATGGCTGGTGTGGTTCTGGGACGACGATGGGGTGGAATAAGCCAGATAATGTACATAGCAATAGGTTTACTGGGTGTGCCCTGGTATGCTGGCCTCACTGGTGGTTATGAAATCCTTTTAGGCGCTACCGGAGGATACTTCCTGGGATTCGTTTTAACGGCATTTGTAATGGGTTACGTCACTGATAAATACGCCCAGTCTAGAAATTTCCGTCCTATGTTAGGATTGACCTTTCTGGTGAATTTCGCCTTGATTTACATCCCAGGTTTACTGGGACTGGGACTGTGGATGTACCTGACTGAAGGAACATTCCCCACCTTCCTGACCCTGATAAGTATGGGTCTTTTACCATTCATACTCGGTGATCTGGTGAAGATAGGAGGAGTAGCAGCCCTCACCAAGGCTATAACTCCCAAAGAAGACTACCAGAAATGA
- the phrB gene encoding deoxyribodipyrimidine photo-lyase, whose translation MIPAPRIKNLNQKPSKDGDYVLYWMQASPRVHTNHALEYSIKKANQLKKPLLVFFGITNQFPEANNRHYTFLLQGLQDVQNALEKQGIKMAIQIVSPPEGALELAENASMVVVDGGYLSIQRAWTQKVRDGLQCQLIQVETNVVVPVETASSKEEYSAATIRRKINKKLDEFLVPLKREKLSTRSIDLDVDSLSPDDLDSIISRLGSKSKVFPVVRYKGGNGNAIKLLDNFIKHKLDKFPDRNDPGTDYMSHMSPYLHFGQISPLHIALEVLKTKSPGKSAYLEELIIRRELAVNFVYYNREYDNLKCLPDWAYNTLMEHRKDKREYIYSLEEFENAETHDPYWNAAQLEMVHSGKMQGYMRMYWGKKILEWAQNPEKAYQIALKLNNRYELDGRDPNGYAGVAWCFGKHDRAWKEREIFGKVRYMNDHGLRRKFKMDSYVDVVNNLVNSSVS comes from the coding sequence ATGATCCCTGCCCCACGTATTAAAAACCTAAACCAGAAACCTTCGAAGGATGGAGATTATGTCTTATACTGGATGCAGGCCTCTCCCCGGGTACACACTAACCATGCACTGGAATACAGTATAAAAAAGGCCAACCAACTTAAAAAACCTTTATTAGTATTTTTCGGGATAACCAACCAATTTCCAGAGGCCAATAATCGACACTACACTTTTCTCCTCCAGGGACTTCAGGATGTTCAAAATGCACTGGAAAAACAGGGAATAAAAATGGCAATCCAGATAGTCTCCCCGCCAGAAGGTGCCCTGGAACTGGCAGAGAATGCTTCAATGGTGGTTGTTGATGGAGGTTATCTGAGTATACAACGTGCATGGACCCAAAAAGTCAGAGATGGACTACAATGTCAGTTAATACAGGTGGAAACCAACGTGGTAGTTCCGGTGGAAACTGCCTCGTCTAAGGAAGAGTATTCTGCAGCCACTATCCGCAGGAAGATCAACAAAAAACTGGATGAATTTTTAGTACCCCTGAAAAGGGAAAAACTAAGTACTCGTTCTATTGATCTTGATGTGGATTCACTATCCCCTGATGATTTAGATTCCATCATTTCGCGATTAGGATCAAAATCTAAAGTATTCCCTGTAGTTAGATATAAGGGTGGAAATGGTAATGCCATTAAACTACTGGATAATTTCATTAAACATAAGCTGGACAAATTTCCAGATAGAAATGATCCCGGCACTGACTACATGTCCCATATGAGTCCCTACCTCCACTTCGGTCAGATATCTCCGTTACATATAGCACTGGAGGTTTTGAAAACCAAAAGCCCGGGTAAATCTGCCTACCTGGAGGAACTCATCATCCGCAGGGAACTGGCTGTGAATTTCGTATACTACAACCGGGAATACGATAACCTGAAATGTCTCCCGGATTGGGCTTACAACACTCTTATGGAACATCGGAAGGATAAAAGAGAATATATTTACTCCTTGGAAGAATTTGAAAATGCAGAAACCCATGATCCCTACTGGAATGCAGCGCAACTGGAAATGGTACATTCTGGTAAGATGCAGGGATACATGCGCATGTACTGGGGTAAAAAAATACTGGAATGGGCTCAAAACCCGGAAAAAGCCTACCAAATAGCTCTTAAACTTAACAACCGGTATGAATTAGATGGTCGTGACCCCAATGGTTATGCCGGGGTGGCCTGGTGTTTCGGGAAGCATGACCGGGCCTGGAAAGAACGGGAGATATTTGGTAAGGTACGTTACATGAATGACCATGGTTTACGACGTAAATTTAAAATGGATAGTTACGTGGATGTAGTTAATAACCTGGTAAATTCATCAGTGTCATGA
- a CDS encoding DUF523 and DUF1722 domain-containing protein, with protein sequence MFILSREFPRPHLVSSRCIEFDACRYNGLIIRSSLVEKLKKYADFTPVCPEVGIGLGIPREPIHLEKDQDKIELIQPATGYNCTEKMLEFSDSFLKSVEGVDGFILKNKSPSCGVKAVKIYPQGEMSRPWTDGVGMFAAAVFRFFPSTPTEDEGRLRNLHLRENFLTRIYTLADFRENVSPGDFSDMLEFHRKNKLLFSSYSQVHARKLGRLVANQKRSTFKDLVEKYENILKKMLLQDPQPPSNVNVLMHALGHFSHDITSPEKAFFLESLEKYRQERVPLLVNQNLLKSWIIRFNKEYLGDQTFFEPYPEELMEITFI encoded by the coding sequence GTGTTTATTCTGTCAAGAGAATTTCCCCGGCCACACCTGGTTTCCAGCAGATGCATAGAATTTGATGCCTGCCGTTACAACGGTCTTATTATAAGGAGCAGCCTGGTTGAGAAACTAAAAAAATACGCTGATTTCACTCCGGTATGTCCTGAGGTGGGAATTGGGCTGGGAATACCCCGGGAACCCATCCACCTGGAAAAAGACCAGGATAAAATAGAACTCATCCAGCCAGCCACCGGATACAACTGCACCGAAAAAATGTTGGAGTTTTCTGATTCATTTTTAAAATCAGTAGAGGGGGTAGACGGTTTCATACTGAAGAATAAATCCCCTTCATGTGGAGTGAAGGCGGTTAAAATTTATCCCCAGGGTGAAATGTCAAGGCCCTGGACTGATGGGGTGGGAATGTTCGCGGCAGCAGTTTTCCGATTTTTCCCCTCAACTCCTACTGAGGATGAGGGTAGACTGCGCAACTTGCATCTGCGTGAAAATTTCCTAACCAGGATCTACACCCTGGCTGATTTTAGAGAGAATGTATCCCCTGGAGATTTCAGTGACATGCTAGAATTTCACCGGAAAAACAAGCTTTTATTTTCATCATACAGCCAGGTACACGCCCGAAAACTGGGGAGACTGGTGGCCAATCAGAAGAGGAGCACGTTTAAGGATTTAGTGGAAAAGTACGAGAATATCCTGAAAAAAATGCTTCTACAGGACCCGCAGCCCCCATCCAATGTCAACGTCTTGATGCACGCCCTAGGCCATTTTTCCCATGATATTACCAGTCCAGAGAAAGCTTTCTTCCTGGAATCCCTGGAAAAGTATCGCCAGGAAAGGGTTCCCCTCCTGGTGAACCAAAACTTACTCAAATCATGGATAATCCGTTTTAACAAGGAATATCTGGGGGATCAAACTTTTTTCGAACCTTACCCTGAGGAATTAATGGAAATAACCTTCATTTAA